ATATAAATGGATTTCTGACAAGTGTTAGAATAAAGGAAATAGCAGCTAGAAGCGGACAGCACTGTCGTATGTGTCCATTCCTCCATGTTTGTAAGGATGGTGAGTATGTCGTCGATGCAAATGACAGCTAATCTCCATAGAAAACGTTTAGACTTCGCCAAAAAATCGGCAAGAGCATGGCAAAATTATTTTGATGCACATGGTCTATTGCCGAACATTACGTTAAGTCCTGAACAAATTTCTGTTGTACAGCAAGAAGAGGATCAAATGTTAATTAACGGTTCGGCTGGTAGCGGCAAAAGTCTGACTCTGCTTTATAAACTATTAAAAGTCATGGAGCAGGAAAATGAACCAAAGCGAATTTTGTATTGTTCATTTAATACGACTTTAATTGAAGATGCTAGAAAAAGAATAGAGCAATCGCATAAATTTCATGAAATCAAAGAAAAACATACTCTTCATATGAAAACTTTTCATAATATGGCAGCGGAAACTTTACGGGAAATCGGCTTTAAAAATGCGGAGTTTTTACGAATCAATCTCGAAAATTTGCGGCGTTATGAGGATGCTATTACACGCCGCACCATTGCGCTTGTCGATTCTTTTATGGAAAGTGAAGAATATAAAAAGCTACCGCCAGAACAAAAACTTTATAAAACACATGCTGGTACATTTTTAATGGATGAGATTCTATGGATGAAGGCCAATGGTTTTATTACAGAAGAATCTTATTATAATTGTGAACGTGTGGGGAGAGGGAATAATCCGCGATTAACAAAAGAACAACGACGGACTATTTTCAAATTATATGAGAAATACCATGAACTATTAAAAAAACAGTTTCATGATCATTTGGATTTAGAAGATTATGCTTTGTTGTTACTTAAACATTATGAAGATATTCCAGAATCATTGAAGTATGACTATATTTTTGTAGATGAGGTACAGGATTTGCAGGCAATGCAGTTGAAGGCGTTAGTAGGACTCGTTAAAAAATCCATTGTTGTTTCCGGCGATCCTAAGCAGCGCATTTATAAACGAAGCCCATTTTCTTATCGGGAATTAGGCTTGCATATCGAAGGGAGAAAAACTCGAAATTTGCGAACAAACTATCGATCAACGAAACAAATAATGAAGCTAGCAAGCAGTTTACAGTTTCTTGATGAAGAAAATGACCGCTTCGATGATCAACGTTTTGTTAGAGAAGGAAAAAAACCTTCTATTTATTATTTTCAGCATTCAAAAGAATTAAATCATCATCTAGTAAAGCAAATTAAAACGATTCAGAAAAACGATCCGGATTCGACGATTGCTGTCATTCACCGCCACGATGCAGATAAACATGGTATCTATCAATGTCCTGTCTTTGGTGAATTAAATCGAAATTTTGATGTCGTTACTACCTCTCAATATGGAAAAAGATTTGACCTAAATAAGCAAAAAAAGCCAATCTTTTTTACAGATGCATTTAGCGTGAAAGGTCTTGAATTTGATTATGTATTTTTAATTCATTTTGACCGGAATCATTATCCAAGTAAAAAGAGGATAGAAGAATTAGATAAAAGAGCCGGTGATAATAAGAATAGTGACAGCTACAATGCCGACTACGACACTATTTTAAATGACGAAAAGAAAGTTCTTTACGTGGCCATTACTCGAGCGAAAAAAGAAGTACAATTGATGTATACTGGTAAAAATTTCAGAAGTATTTCACCATTTATAAGAAATTTTTATAAAGAAGATTATGATGCAGTTGGCTTTGATTCAAGCATTTATTCAAAATAGGAGGGAGTCTTTTGTCAAAGATTCAGTTTGAAATCAAAAAACAAATTGCAACATTATCTGGCTCATCTAAAGGATGGAGTAAAGAACTAAACCTTATTAGTTGGAACGGTTATCCTCCAAAATATGATATAAGAGATTGGGATGCTTCACATGCGAAAATGGGAAAAGGTGTTACTCTTTCAGAAGAGGAGTTAAAAGTGTTATACTACGCATTAAAGCAGTTATTTGAGGGAAGTCAACCGGAAGAACATCAACCGCAAAACTATAACTGGCAAGAGCGAGTTAATGGGTGGTTAGAAAGTTCTCCATTATTTATTCAACAAATCAAAAATATTCTTATGTTCATGAAAGAAAAAGGGTACCCGATCGAGAAACAAAGACAATTACTAATCGGAACACAATCTGCAGCAATTGAAGAAGCATTACAATATGAAATTGAAAGCATCAGTAGCATTTATAGCTTATTATATAGTGAGTTTATTGATTTGGTTCAAAAGTTAGAATTAGAAACATTGGAACAATTTTTTGATGTTATTGAAAAGATGTGATTTAGCCATCTGTTTTGAAGAGAGGTTATTCCTCGGAAGTATATCTTGGGTCAAGGTGTATGATTTCCAAGATGGTGGATTTTTTGCGTTCATTTATGCATATTTATGAGTTTTGCAACACGTTCTAAATTCTTAATAATAAAAGTTCAGAGGGGATCACATTGAAACACTTACAGCAAAAAATGATCGCATTTCGAGATGCTCGCAATTGGAGGCAGTTTCATAATCCAAAAGATTTAGCAATTTCCTTGACGTTAGAAGCGGGGGAATTGCTGGAAAATTTCCAATGGAAAACAAGCGAAGAAGCAGTTCAAGCTAATTTTGAAAATATTAAGGATGAACTAGCTGATATTGTTATTTACGCACTTTTGTTGTCACATGAATTAGGCATTGATTTAGAAGAAGCAATCATCAATAAAATGGAGAAAAATGAAAAAAAGTATCCGATTGAAAAAGCGTTTGGTTCAAAGAAAAAATATG
This is a stretch of genomic DNA from Bacillus alveayuensis. It encodes these proteins:
- a CDS encoding NTP pyrophosphatase (non-canonical NTP hydrolase) (product_source=COG1694; cath_funfam=1.10.3420.10; cog=COG1694; pfam=PF12643; superfamily=101386), translated to MKHLQQKMIAFRDARNWRQFHNPKDLAISLTLEAGELLENFQWKTSEEAVQANFENIKDELADIVIYALLLSHELGIDLEEAIINKMEKNEKKYPIEKAFGSKKKYDELK
- a CDS encoding superfamily I DNA/RNA helicase (product_source=COG0210; cath_funfam=3.40.50.300; cog=COG0210; pfam=PF00580,PF13361; smart=SM00487; superfamily=52540) encodes the protein MSSMQMTANLHRKRLDFAKKSARAWQNYFDAHGLLPNITLSPEQISVVQQEEDQMLINGSAGSGKSLTLLYKLLKVMEQENEPKRILYCSFNTTLIEDARKRIEQSHKFHEIKEKHTLHMKTFHNMAAETLREIGFKNAEFLRINLENLRRYEDAITRRTIALVDSFMESEEYKKLPPEQKLYKTHAGTFLMDEILWMKANGFITEESYYNCERVGRGNNPRLTKEQRRTIFKLYEKYHELLKKQFHDHLDLEDYALLLLKHYEDIPESLKYDYIFVDEVQDLQAMQLKALVGLVKKSIVVSGDPKQRIYKRSPFSYRELGLHIEGRKTRNLRTNYRSTKQIMKLASSLQFLDEENDRFDDQRFVREGKKPSIYYFQHSKELNHHLVKQIKTIQKNDPDSTIAVIHRHDADKHGIYQCPVFGELNRNFDVVTTSQYGKRFDLNKQKKPIFFTDAFSVKGLEFDYVFLIHFDRNHYPSKKRIEELDKRAGDNKNSDSYNADYDTILNDEKKVLYVAITRAKKEVQLMYTGKNFRSISPFIRNFYKEDYDAVGFDSSIYSK
- a CDS encoding hypothetical protein (product_source=COG4443; cog=COG4443; pfam=PF02229) — protein: MSKIQFEIKKQIATLSGSSKGWSKELNLISWNGYPPKYDIRDWDASHAKMGKGVTLSEEELKVLYYALKQLFEGSQPEEHQPQNYNWQERVNGWLESSPLFIQQIKNILMFMKEKGYPIEKQRQLLIGTQSAAIEEALQYEIESISSIYSLLYSEFIDLVQKLELETLEQFFDVIEKM